One Oreochromis niloticus isolate F11D_XX linkage group LG16, O_niloticus_UMD_NMBU, whole genome shotgun sequence genomic window carries:
- the LOC109194557 gene encoding uncharacterized protein LOC109194557 isoform X3: MEAKLRVIIDDQIEKLVLPSGIPPTVEELQSVVKDTFKISNDFSLQYFDPEFQDYFTLHRADQIKDRYTVKVVGITPVILSLTPTDDSFGSTSGQLSTDYDSSYSESVVSSADSAANTSSQDTIILKSQKTTERCEPWPKQFLIPQFAYETEMYLERATEEYKKNGNLLPTSKVKTDILEKLAETIFTFTAYPSSAQVSYVAEALVKKYPCLKEPGSFSGYYGWQQSIKYKMANYRTKLRGFGVPELTCNAMKHKSPGDQKSAKKVKKPRKAEVNYLPPYPAGEDEDSQEEERIQLLTEVKKRDNNKVIKEKMAKTFAHRRHEIVNLSPSIEDIKARWPALFEASHLQDEFYRITLVHLETKFMSMLDEYTPKLLALFHSKGGAMGLKLQAIIAKSPSNPSNNITRNLVIQCLMVYLGESIDQLIKEYSDADGDSVSQDLSEQRMKIYKIKAVGSEENDIGIVLEGVRVMPALGNFPRACAMLVGLTYAVDLAYPKELKYTLEVFQKLFLELDCAKLSPKVNSLKNKLMA, from the exons ATGGAGGCAAAGCTTCGTGTAATTATTGATGACCAAATCGAGAAGTTGGTTCTTCCATCAGGGATCCCACCAACAGTGGAGGAGCTGCAGAGTGTTGTGAAGGATACCTTTAAGATTTCAAACGACTTCAGTCTTCAGTATTTTGACCCAGAATTTCAGGACTACTTCACTCTTCACAGAGCTGACCAGATAAAAGACAGATACACTGTGAAGGTTGTTGGCATCACCCCGGTCATCCTAAGCTTGACTCCGACTGATGACAGTTTTGGGAGCACCTCTGGTCAACTGTCAACTGACTATGACTCCTCATATTCTGAGTCAGTTGTATCCAGTGCAGACTCTGCTGCAAACACATCTTCTCAGGACACCATTATTCTCAAAAGCCAGAAGACCACAGAACGTTGTGAGCCCTGGCCGAAGCAGTTCCTCATTCCACAGTTTGCATATGAAACTGAGATGTACCTGGAAAGAGCCACTGAGGAGTATAAAAAGAATGGAAATCTTCTGCCCACATCCAAAGTAAAGACTGACATTCTCGAGAAGTTGGCTGAAactatatttacatttacagccTATCCTTCTAGTGCACAGGTTAGTTATGTTGCTGAGGCACTTGTGAAAAAATACCCTTGTCTCAAGGAACCCGGCTCTTTCTCAGGTTATTACGGTTGGCAACAAAGCATCAAATACAAGATGGCCAATTATCGTACAAAACTTAGAGGGTTTGGTGTTCCTGAGTTGACATGCAATGCCATGAAACACAAGAGTCCAGGTGACCAGAAGTCtgcaaagaaagtaaaaaagcCTCGGAAAGCAGAGGTAAATTACCTTCCTCCATATCCAGCAGGTGAAGATGAGGACAGTCAAGAAGAAGAGAGAATCCAGTTGCTTACTGAAGTCAAGAAAAGAGACAACAACAAagtgataaaagaaaaaatggcaaaaacatttgcacatagacGACATGAAATCGTCAACCTGTCCCCCAGCATTGAGGACATCAAAGCCAGATGGCCAGCTTTGTTTGAGGCATCTCAT CTGCAGGATGAGTTCTACAGGATCACCCTGGTACACCTTGAAACCAAATTCATGTCCATGTTGGATGAATACACTCCCAAACTGTTGGCCCTTTTCCATTCCAAGGGGGGAGCCATGGGATTGAAGTTGCAGGCTATCATAGCCAAG TCACCAAGCAATCCTAGCAATAACATAACCAGAAATCTGGTCATTCAGTGCTTGATGGTGTACCTTGGGGAGTCCATTGATCAACTGATCAAAGAGTACAGT gaTGCTGATGGGGATAGTGTGTCACAAGATCTTTCTGAACAGAGGATGAAAATCTACAAAATCAAGGCTGTTGGATCTGAGGAGAATGACATTGGCATTGTGCTGGAGGGTGTGAGAGTTATGCCTGCTCTGGGTAATTTTCCAAGAGCATGTGCAATGCTTGTTGGATTGACATATGCAGTCGATCTTGCCTATCCCAAAGAGCTAAAATACACCTTGGAAGTATTCCAGAAACTTTTCCTTGAACTGGATTGTGCTAAACTCTCACCAAAAGTGAACAGCCTCAAGAATAAGTTAATGGCTTAA
- the LOC109194557 gene encoding uncharacterized protein LOC109194557 isoform X2 → MAVLNEMEAKLRVIIDDQIEKLVLPSGIPPTVEELQSVVKDTFKISNDFSLQYFDPEFQDYFTLHRADQIKDRYTVKVVGITPVILSLTPTDDSFGSTSGQLSTDYDSSYSESVVSSADSAANTSSQDTIILKSQKTTERCEPWPKQFLIPQFAYETEMYLERATEEYKKNGNLLPTSKVKTDILEKLAETIFTFTAYPSSAQVSYVAEALVKKYPCLKEPGSFSGYYGWQQSIKYKMANYRTKLRGFGVPELTCNAMKHKSPGDQKSAKKVKKPRKAEVNYLPPYPAGEDEDSQEEERIQLLTEVKKRDNNKVIKEKMAKTFAHRRHEIVNLSPSIEDIKARWPALFEASHLQDEFYRITLVHLETKFMSMLDEYTPKLLALFHSKGGAMGLKLQAIIAKSPSNPSNNITRNLVIQCLMVYLGESIDQLIKEYSDADGDSVSQDLSEQRMKIYKIKAVGSEENDIGIVLEGVRVMPALGNFPRACAMLVGLTYAVDLAYPKELKYTLEVFQKLFLELDCAKLSPKVNSLKNKLMA, encoded by the exons ATGGCAGT GTTGAACGAGATGGAGGCAAAGCTTCGTGTAATTATTGATGACCAAATCGAGAAGTTGGTTCTTCCATCAGGGATCCCACCAACAGTGGAGGAGCTGCAGAGTGTTGTGAAGGATACCTTTAAGATTTCAAACGACTTCAGTCTTCAGTATTTTGACCCAGAATTTCAGGACTACTTCACTCTTCACAGAGCTGACCAGATAAAAGACAGATACACTGTGAAGGTTGTTGGCATCACCCCGGTCATCCTAAGCTTGACTCCGACTGATGACAGTTTTGGGAGCACCTCTGGTCAACTGTCAACTGACTATGACTCCTCATATTCTGAGTCAGTTGTATCCAGTGCAGACTCTGCTGCAAACACATCTTCTCAGGACACCATTATTCTCAAAAGCCAGAAGACCACAGAACGTTGTGAGCCCTGGCCGAAGCAGTTCCTCATTCCACAGTTTGCATATGAAACTGAGATGTACCTGGAAAGAGCCACTGAGGAGTATAAAAAGAATGGAAATCTTCTGCCCACATCCAAAGTAAAGACTGACATTCTCGAGAAGTTGGCTGAAactatatttacatttacagccTATCCTTCTAGTGCACAGGTTAGTTATGTTGCTGAGGCACTTGTGAAAAAATACCCTTGTCTCAAGGAACCCGGCTCTTTCTCAGGTTATTACGGTTGGCAACAAAGCATCAAATACAAGATGGCCAATTATCGTACAAAACTTAGAGGGTTTGGTGTTCCTGAGTTGACATGCAATGCCATGAAACACAAGAGTCCAGGTGACCAGAAGTCtgcaaagaaagtaaaaaagcCTCGGAAAGCAGAGGTAAATTACCTTCCTCCATATCCAGCAGGTGAAGATGAGGACAGTCAAGAAGAAGAGAGAATCCAGTTGCTTACTGAAGTCAAGAAAAGAGACAACAACAAagtgataaaagaaaaaatggcaaaaacatttgcacatagacGACATGAAATCGTCAACCTGTCCCCCAGCATTGAGGACATCAAAGCCAGATGGCCAGCTTTGTTTGAGGCATCTCAT CTGCAGGATGAGTTCTACAGGATCACCCTGGTACACCTTGAAACCAAATTCATGTCCATGTTGGATGAATACACTCCCAAACTGTTGGCCCTTTTCCATTCCAAGGGGGGAGCCATGGGATTGAAGTTGCAGGCTATCATAGCCAAG TCACCAAGCAATCCTAGCAATAACATAACCAGAAATCTGGTCATTCAGTGCTTGATGGTGTACCTTGGGGAGTCCATTGATCAACTGATCAAAGAGTACAGT gaTGCTGATGGGGATAGTGTGTCACAAGATCTTTCTGAACAGAGGATGAAAATCTACAAAATCAAGGCTGTTGGATCTGAGGAGAATGACATTGGCATTGTGCTGGAGGGTGTGAGAGTTATGCCTGCTCTGGGTAATTTTCCAAGAGCATGTGCAATGCTTGTTGGATTGACATATGCAGTCGATCTTGCCTATCCCAAAGAGCTAAAATACACCTTGGAAGTATTCCAGAAACTTTTCCTTGAACTGGATTGTGCTAAACTCTCACCAAAAGTGAACAGCCTCAAGAATAAGTTAATGGCTTAA
- the LOC109194557 gene encoding uncharacterized protein LOC109194557 isoform X1 encodes MGWQCKICKSFSTTKGNLLRHYRLQHATFGRGQHQPCLYGSCPCTFKTQGALRTHLSRYHAAEESPRPGVITAFKCLACTAFCSTQKDYFQHIGNHLKRHETVFCVFNGCDFRTNIYNTFLKHKGRRHTSCSLTDFKKEVLESHPSQNTDHSDVPELNNDECSSDVDPESASCTVLQGLGLLLLKLESTYNVSVRCIDALVEDLFYISSSASVEAVKNIIDSALKSNKCTVDHTIIKDLAEQLCSSHPISRALGAGGPLGSAFKRNKYFKKHFQFVDPIEYILDAEQKKSFQYVPVLKTLQVVLKNKDIAVEAFSRCSSSTGHFKSIFDGTCFKDNDFYAVEETRLSIIIYVDEFEVCNPLGTSRKKHKITAVYWVLANLPLRLQSALTSIQLALLCKSVDVKQFEYKVVLDPLLKDLVTLEQEGVFISCLGRNIKGTLHCVVADNLGAHAISGLVESFNGPYVCRFCLGHSSEYQTYEVRSGVFPLRKKDDYVLHVQAVKENPNLVPHFGLKRSCPLTDQLNHFHFVSGYPPDVLHDLFEGIVPRELALCFQVFLKKHYFSLTELNNIITCFPYKGSDKLNSPQTIPPNFAGRKTIGGNAHENWALIRLLPLLVGLRVPEGDPVWQLLLTLKDIVELVVAPVHTTQSIAYLEFKISEHRVRYLEVFPDQRLTPKHHFLEHYPALIEKYGPLVGVWTMRFEAKHRFFKQVVRHTNNFKNVLLTLSTRHQMMMAYHMQSKEVKPALLVTKISRMPVDVLHPDIQADLRARSPSLTCVQLATTVTYSGTRYTAGMILSNGSTCGLPDFAEIIQIVVLDNSVYFIVKLLAAWYVEHLRSFQLEDTGKISLLEQQKLGDMWPLASYNVGRKRLVTLKRYICAE; translated from the coding sequence ATGGGATGGCAGTGTAAGATATGCAAATCTTTTTCTACTACAAAGGGGAATCTACTACGTCATTACAGATTACAACACGCAACATTTGGTCGTGGACAGCACCAGCCATGTCTGTATGGCAGTTGTCCTTGCACATTTAAAACTCAAGGAGCCCTTCGCACACATTTGTCCAGATACCATGCTGCTGAAGAGAGTCCAAGGCCTGGAGTGATCACTGCATTTAAGTGTTTGGCTTGCACTGCTTTTTGCTCTACTCAGAAGGACTATTTTCAGCATATAGGAAATCACTTGAAGAGACACGAAACTGTATTTTGCGTTTTTAATGGATGTGACTTTCGCACAAATATATACAATACATTTCTAAAGCACAAAGGCAGGAGACATACATCTTGTTCCTTAACTGAttttaagaaagaagtcttgGAAAGTCATCCTAGTCAGAACACTGACCATTCTGATGTCCCTGAACTCAACAATGATGAATGCTCTAGTGATGTTGATCCAGAAAGTGCATCTTGTACTGTTCTTCAAGGACTTGGCTTACTTCTACTCaagttagaaagcacttataATGTTTCAGTGAGGTGCATTGATGCTTTGGTTGAAGATCTTTTCTATATTTCTTCTTCAGCATCTGTGGAGGCGGTTAAAAATATAATTGATTCAGCACTGAAATCTAACAAATGCACAGTTGACCACACTATCATAAAGGACTTGGCTGAACAGTTGTGCAGCTCTCATCCCATTAGCAGAGCTCTTGGAGCAGGTGGGCCACTTGGTTCAGCTTTTAAGAGAAATAAGTATTTTAAGAAGCATTTCCAGTTTGTGGATCCTATTGAATATATTCTTGATGCTGAGCAAAAAAAGAGCTTTCAATATGTACCAGTTCTAAAGACCTTGCAAGTAGTACTAAAGAACAAAGATATTGCAGTGGAAGCCTTTTCGAGGTGCTCAAGTAGCACTGGGCATTTTAAGTCCATTTTTGATGGTACGTGTTTTAAGGACAATGACTTTTATGCTGTAGAAGAAACAAGACTCTCTATAATAATTTATGTTGATGAATTTGAGGTGTGTAACCCATTAGGAACCTCtcggaaaaaacataaaataactgCAGTTTATTGGGTTTTGGCCAATTTGCCATTGAGATTACAGTCTGCTTTAACATCAATacaactagctttactttgcaaATCTGTTGATGTGAAACAGTTTGAATACAAAGTAGTATTGGATCCACTTTTGAAAGATCTTGTCACTCTTGAACAGGAGGgggtttttatttcatgtttaggGAGAAATATTAAAGGCACCCTACACTGTGTTGTAGCCGATAACCTTGGTGCTCATGCAATTAGTGGACTTGTTGAAAGTTTTAATGGGCCATATGTTTGTAGATTCTGCCTTGGACATTCTTCAGAGTACCAGACATATGAAGTACGGTCTGGGGTCTTCCCACTTCGAAAAAAGGATGACTATGTTTTACACGTACAAGCTGTCAAAGAAAATCCAAATTTAGTGCCTCATTTTGGCTTAAAGCGGTCATGTCCATTAACTGATCAACTTAATCATTTTCACTTTGTGTCTGGATACCCACCAGATGTCCTTCATGACCTTTTTGAGGGAATAGTGCCAAGAGAGTTAGCATTGTGTTTTCAAGTTTTTTTGAAGAAGCACTACTTCAGTTTGACTGAACTGAATAATATAATCACATGTTTTCCATATAAGGGCTCAGACAAATTGAACAGTCCACAAACAATCCCTCCAAATTTTGCTGGTCGCAAAACTATAGGAGGAAATGCTCATGAAAACTGGGCCCTAATACGTTTGTTGCCTCTCCTTGTTGGTTTACGTGTACCTGAAGGTGATCCTGTTTGGCAACTTCTTCTGACTTTGAAGGACATTGTTGAGTTAGTGGTTGCCCCTGTTCACACAACACAAAGCATTGCCTACCTTGAATTTAAAATATCTGAACATCGTGTCAGATATTTGGAAGTTTTTCCTGATCAAAGGCTGACACCAAAACACCATTTTTTGGAGCATTACCCTGCGTTAATAGAAAAATATGGGCCATTGGTTGGAGTATGGACAATGCGCTTTGAGGCGAAACACAGATTTTTTAAGCAAGTTGTGAGACATACTAACAATTTCAAAAATGTGTTGCTGACCCTTTCTACAAGACATCAAATGATGATGGCATACCACATGCAATCAAAAGAGGTGAAACCTGCCCTGCTTGTCACAAAAATATCCAGAATGCCTGTAGATGTGCTGCATCCAGACATACAGGCAGATTTAAGAGCAAGATCACCATCTCTGACTTGTGTGCAGCTTGCCACCACTGTCACCTACAGTGGAACAAGATACACTGCTGGGATGATCCTGTCTAATGGTTCAACATGTGGACTACCAGACTTTGCTGAGATAATACAGATAGTCGTTTTGGACAATTCTGTATATTTCATTGTGAAGTTACTTGCTGCATGGTATGTAGAACATCTGAGATCTTTTCAACTGGAGGACACTGGCAAGATCAGTCTTTTGGAGCAGCAAAAACTTGGTGACATGTGGCCCTTGGCTTCATACAATGTGGGAAGAAAACGCTTGGTAACCCTGAAACGTTACATCTGCGCTGAATAA